Part of the Kitasatospora sp. NBC_00374 genome is shown below.
GCGCCGCGCGACGGTGACAACCACGCGGCCCGGGTGCTGCTGGTGGAGTCCGACCCGGACATCGCGGCGGCGCTGATCAGCAGCCTGGAGCGGCGCGGGATGCACGTCGAGCACGCGCTGGACGAGAACGACGCGGTCTCCCGGGCCAGCAGCGTGCAGCCCAACCTGGTGGTGATGGACCTGCTCCAGGTCCGCCGCCGCCGGGTCGGGCTGCTGGACTGGCTGCGGGCCAACGACCGGCTGCACCGCACGCCGCTGGTGGTGTACACCTCGGTGGACCTGGATCCGCAGGAGCTGCCGCGGCTGCGGACCGGGGAGACGGTGCTGTTCCTCGCCGAGCGGTCGACCACCGAGGACGTGCAGTCCCGGATCGTCGACCTGCTCGGTCGGATCGGGGCGATGGGTGAGGTCAGTACGGTCGGCTGAGCGCCGTCGGGCCGGTCAGTGGTGGGCGTGGACCACCGCGTGGCCGCGGCCGAGGGCGATCAGCCGGCGGTTGACCGGCACGGTGACGAGGAAGGCCAGCACCAGGGCGCCGGCCAGCGAGGTCCAGAACAGCAGGTCGCTCAGCCCGGCGTCCATCGCGCCGGGGACGGCGAGCATCGCGCTGTTGTCGATGAGCTCCATCACCGCGATGGACACGGTGTCGGCTGCCAGGGCGACCTTCAGCGCCGGGCCGAGGCCGAGGCCGGCCCGGCGTACGCCGCGCATGGTCAGCGCGTAGCCGAAGACGAAGGCGAGCGCGATCGACAGCGCGACGGTGGCGCCGGTGTGCAGGCCGAGGGCGGTGCCCACGACCAGGCCGAGGACCTCGCCGACGGCGCAGCCGACGAGGCAGTGCAGGGTGGCCAGGGCGGCGGTGCGCCAGCTCCGGTCGGCCGGGGTGTGCTGCCGGTGGCTCTCGTGCGGTGCAGGGTGTGCGTGGTGCTGGTGGTTCATGGCGGCGCCTCCTGCCTCGGATGTGCGGTCCGAGTCAGCACAACCGGATACCCCCCAGGGGTATTCCAGGTGGGGGGTATCCGGCGGTTCGGCTACTCCTTGCCGAGGACGGTGACCTCCAGCAGGCCCTGCGCGTACTCGGCCCGGATCACCTTCTTGTCGAACTTGCCGACGCTGGTCTTGGGCACCGCCGGCACGACCGACCAGCGCTCCGGCAGCTGCCAGGAGGCGATCCGCTCGGCCAGGAAGGCGCGCAGCTCGGGCAGCCCGGCCGCGGCCCCGGGCCGCAGCACGACGGTGGCCAGCGGGCGCTCGCCCCACTTGTCGTCCGGCACGGCGACGACGGCGGCCTCGGCCACCTCGGGGTGGGCCATCAGGTGGTTCTCCAGCTCGACCGAGGAGATCCACTCACCGCCCGACTTGATCACGTCCTTGGCCCGGTCGGTGAGGGTCAGATAGCCGTCCGCGGTGATGGTGCCGACGTCGCCGGTACGCAGCCAGCCGTCCTCGCTGAACTTGTCCTCCGGGCGCTCCGGCTGCTGCCCGGCCCCGGCGAAGTAGGCGCCGGCGATCCACGGCCCGCGCACCTCCAGCTCGCCCTGGGCCACCCCGTCGTGCGGCATCCGCTCGCCCGACGGGCCGATCAGCCGGGCCTCGACGGAGGCCGGGAAGAGCCCCTGGGTGATCCGGTAGGGCCACTCCTGCTCCGCCGTCAGGCCGCCCGGAGGGAGGGCGAAGGTGCCGAGCGGAGAGGTCTCGGTCATGCCCCAGGCATGCACCACCTGGATGCCGTGGCGGTCCCGGAAGCCCTTCATCAGCGCGGGCGGACAGGCCGAACCGCCGATCACCACCATCCGGATCGACGAGGTGTCGTAGCTGCCCGCGTCCAGCTCGTCCAGCAGGCCGTTCCAGATGGTCGGGACGGCGGCGCTGACGGTCGGGCGGAACCGGTCGATCATCTCGGCGAGCGGCCTGGGCTGCAGGTGACGGTCGGGCATCAGCAGGTTCGCGCCGGACATGAACGCGGCGTGCGGCAGACCCCAGGCGTTGACGTGGAACATCGGGACGACCGGCAGCACGAGGTCCCGGGAGGTGAGGCCGAAACTCTCGGCCGCGTTGACCTGCAGACAGTGCAGGTAGACCGACCGGTGGCTGTAGACCACGCCCTTGGGGTCGCCGGTGGTGCCGGAGGTGTAGCAGAGGGCGGCCGCACGGCGCTCGTCGATGTCGGTCTGCCACGGGTACGCGGTGGGCCGGCCCGCGATCAGTTCCTCGTAGCCGTGCACGGTGCCGGCGAAGCCGTCCAGCAGCGAGCGGTCCCCCTCGCCGTTGACGACGATGTGCCGCAGGGTCGGGTTCAGCTGCGGCAGCACGCCGGCCAGCAGCGGCAGCAGGCTGCCGTCGACGATGATCGCGCGGTCCGCGGCGTGGTTGACGATGTAGGACAGCTGGTGGGCCGGCAGCCGCAGGTTGAGGGTGTGCAGCACCGCGCCCATCGACGGCACCGCGAGGTACGCCTCCAGGTGCTCGGCGTTGTTCCACATCAGCGTCGCTATCACGCTCGCGTCGGCGACGCCGAGCTCGTCCCGCAGGGCGTGGGCGAGCTGCGCGGCGCGGGCGCCGACGTCGGCGTACGTCCGGGTGACGGGCTCCGCGCCGGTCCAGGTGGTGACCGTGGACCCGCCGTGGACGGTGGAGCCGTGGGTCAGGATCCGGGCGACGGTGAGCGGGACGTCCTGCATCGTGCTGTACACGGGTCCTCCTTGACCGGGCAGCGGCGGGGCACGCCCTACCGCCGAGTAGCGCACGTCGTGTCGGCCCGATTCTGACGGCCCGACGGGCCCGTGTCAGCAGGCGTTGCCGGGATGAGACGAGCGGCTCACCGCCCGGGGGCGCGCGGTCAGCGTGCGACCAGGGAGTCCAGCTGGTCCCGGTCCACGGTGAGGGTGGCCCCGCCGTAGCTCTCCTCGACGTTGCCGTGGTGCTGGTGGATCCGCTGGTGGTCGATCCACAGGTCGGGGGCGAGCAGGCCGCTGCCGTCGACCGTGTTGGCCCGGTCGTCCCAGCGGGCGTACCAGACCGCGTCCGGCAGCGGGGAGCTGCCGACCCGGGCGGCGGCGGCCAGGTCGGCGATGCCGGAGTCGGTGCTGGAGTAGAAGCCCGAGTGGTAGCCGGCGGCGTGCAGGGCCTGGGTCCAGCCCAGGGTGAACTCGATGACGGCCTGGCTGCAGACCGCGTCGCCGCGCGGGTAGGACTCGATGTCCAGGTAGACCGGGCTGCCATCGGCCAGGCCCAGGGCCTGGAGCGCGCGCACCGCCGCCGCGGCCTCCTGGAGGCCCTGCTCGGCGGCCCTGGCGGGCTGGATCCGCTTCGGTTTGGTCGCGGACTCCCGGCAGGGCGCCTGCAGGCCGACGTGGGTGGGGACGAGCTTCCAGCCCATCGCCCGGACCTCGCGGACCCAGGCCGCGGTGAGCCGGGGCTGCTCGCAGCCCCGCTGGTCGCCGCTGGTGTAGATCCCCACCGCGCGGTACGGGGAAGCGGCCCACCAGGCCCGCATGGTCTCCAGCGCCGGGGCCGTACAGGCGTCGAAGCCCGCGCCGCTGAAGAACTCCCTGGGCAGCGCCTCGCGGCGGGCGCGGGAGTCGGGCAGGACGGTCCGCGGCGGTGCGGGGGTGGTGGCGGAGGCCAGTTCCGAACCGCGCCGCGCGCCCGCGCCCGGCGCCCC
Proteins encoded:
- a CDS encoding long-chain fatty acid--CoA ligase → MYSTMQDVPLTVARILTHGSTVHGGSTVTTWTGAEPVTRTYADVGARAAQLAHALRDELGVADASVIATLMWNNAEHLEAYLAVPSMGAVLHTLNLRLPAHQLSYIVNHAADRAIIVDGSLLPLLAGVLPQLNPTLRHIVVNGEGDRSLLDGFAGTVHGYEELIAGRPTAYPWQTDIDERRAAALCYTSGTTGDPKGVVYSHRSVYLHCLQVNAAESFGLTSRDLVLPVVPMFHVNAWGLPHAAFMSGANLLMPDRHLQPRPLAEMIDRFRPTVSAAVPTIWNGLLDELDAGSYDTSSIRMVVIGGSACPPALMKGFRDRHGIQVVHAWGMTETSPLGTFALPPGGLTAEQEWPYRITQGLFPASVEARLIGPSGERMPHDGVAQGELEVRGPWIAGAYFAGAGQQPERPEDKFSEDGWLRTGDVGTITADGYLTLTDRAKDVIKSGGEWISSVELENHLMAHPEVAEAAVVAVPDDKWGERPLATVVLRPGAAAGLPELRAFLAERIASWQLPERWSVVPAVPKTSVGKFDKKVIRAEYAQGLLEVTVLGKE
- a CDS encoding DUF4396 domain-containing protein; this encodes MNHQHHAHPAPHESHRQHTPADRSWRTAALATLHCLVGCAVGEVLGLVVGTALGLHTGATVALSIALAFVFGYALTMRGVRRAGLGLGPALKVALAADTVSIAVMELIDNSAMLAVPGAMDAGLSDLLFWTSLAGALVLAFLVTVPVNRRLIALGRGHAVVHAHH
- a CDS encoding DUF1906 domain-containing protein: MRYLGPAALTAASLVLLLATDRTVLDPAAGAPGAGARRGSELASATTPAPPRTVLPDSRARREALPREFFSGAGFDACTAPALETMRAWWAASPYRAVGIYTSGDQRGCEQPRLTAAWVREVRAMGWKLVPTHVGLQAPCRESATKPKRIQPARAAEQGLQEAAAAVRALQALGLADGSPVYLDIESYPRGDAVCSQAVIEFTLGWTQALHAAGYHSGFYSSTDSGIADLAAAARVGSSPLPDAVWYARWDDRANTVDGSGLLAPDLWIDHQRIHQHHGNVEESYGGATLTVDRDQLDSLVAR